In Entelurus aequoreus isolate RoL-2023_Sb linkage group LG02, RoL_Eaeq_v1.1, whole genome shotgun sequence, one genomic interval encodes:
- the LOC133664565 gene encoding cyclin-dependent kinase inhibitor 1-like produces MKSSVCRCLFGPADHDQRRGDLKLKLGEMSAENNERWNFNFVTDTPMPGRFEWESTHVTAEFYLEMEAASPGRDSSTLEGSNRGSSSKKHPDEVTPVRGRRTVLKARRNARITDFFVKRRRTCTESKLSNFVTSSSDTSLCKTLR; encoded by the exons ATGAAAAGCAGCGTGTGCAGATGTTTGTTCGGCCCGGCGGATCACGACCAGCGACGCGGGGACTTGAAGCTGAAACTCGGTGAAATGTCGGCGGAGAACAACGAGCGATGGAACTTTAACTTCGTCACCGACACGCCGATGCCGGGGAGGTTCGAGTGGGAGTCCACCCACGTCACCGCCGAGTTTTACCTGGAGATGGAGGCGGCCTCCCCCGGGAGGGACTCTTCCACGCTGGAGGGGAGCAACCGCGGCAGCTCGTCCAAGAAACATCCCGATGAAGTGACGCCTGTCCGGGGGAGGAGGACCGTGCTGAAGGCCCGGAGGAATGCAAGAATCACAG ACTTTTTTGTCAAGAGGAGGAGGACCTGCACAGAAAGCAAACTCAGCAACTTTGTGACAAGTTCCTCGGACACATCTTTGTGCAAAACCCTGAGATGA